In a genomic window of Salegentibacter salegens:
- a CDS encoding RagB/SusD family nutrient uptake outer membrane protein, translating into MATTVLLACDIDRLPQGSLDSETIVNDPDASLESLLNGMYAQLKSWSDPMHRMGEYAGDNMMIRGSSTDAFYEFISYSRTPNNYRLTQFWDSGYKAIAQASNIIDMIEEGQSEEIDNNLGEAYYVRGMMYFYLTRAFGRPYYQNPQTNLGVPIVNGTPDDVINLELEDRATVEESYQQAITDLKKAEELLTIDKESIYATKEAAQAMLSRVYLFMSGTYESPNTEYAQLAVDYTNEVIGSGKYSLLPREEFMEYNTFIPENNAETIFAIKRVASEFSGYDHYYGVGGMYANIGGMGWGEMYASAKYIDLLDETGRNDWRPDSYNLVDARAAFIQPTYDNSAPEVFRFIKEDGDDLNYVQAEITRSGNTITAEDDTNSYTLTPVDADQGIYSIQYSDGNTYTGVIDDYISLNRVYPQFYITKASLEGEESHLHSPVISRLGEIYLNRAEAYAKLGNYSAALDDLNTIRERSIVDGGYSSLDASNASERIDKERQLELAYQAERSYDVFRNGKALTRKYPGPHNQNEVIPATDFRVLFYIPQDAINSYPGTLTQNPTQ; encoded by the coding sequence TTGGCCACGACAGTACTTTTAGCCTGCGATATCGACCGTCTACCACAAGGAAGCCTGGATTCCGAGACCATAGTCAATGATCCCGATGCTTCCCTTGAATCCCTACTAAATGGGATGTATGCCCAGTTAAAAAGCTGGTCAGATCCTATGCACCGTATGGGTGAATATGCAGGGGACAATATGATGATTCGCGGATCATCTACAGATGCGTTTTATGAATTTATATCATATTCCCGTACGCCAAACAATTATCGTCTGACACAATTTTGGGACTCAGGCTATAAAGCCATTGCACAGGCTTCAAATATTATTGATATGATTGAAGAGGGACAAAGTGAAGAAATAGATAACAACCTTGGCGAAGCTTATTACGTACGAGGAATGATGTACTTTTATCTAACTCGAGCTTTTGGACGTCCCTACTATCAAAATCCTCAAACAAACCTGGGGGTTCCTATTGTGAACGGTACTCCTGATGATGTAATCAATCTGGAACTTGAAGATCGTGCTACCGTAGAGGAAAGTTACCAACAAGCTATTACTGATCTAAAAAAAGCTGAAGAGTTGCTTACGATAGACAAAGAATCAATTTATGCCACAAAAGAAGCAGCACAAGCCATGTTGTCCCGCGTTTATCTTTTTATGAGTGGCACCTATGAATCTCCTAATACTGAATATGCTCAGCTTGCTGTAGATTACACAAACGAAGTGATCGGTTCCGGGAAATATTCGTTATTACCAAGGGAGGAATTTATGGAATACAACACCTTTATTCCCGAAAATAATGCAGAAACCATATTCGCAATAAAAAGGGTTGCATCAGAATTTTCAGGCTACGACCACTATTATGGTGTTGGAGGAATGTATGCCAATATAGGCGGTATGGGCTGGGGAGAAATGTATGCCAGTGCAAAATATATTGATTTATTAGACGAAACAGGTCGTAATGACTGGCGCCCGGACAGCTACAATTTAGTAGATGCTCGTGCAGCCTTTATCCAGCCAACCTATGATAATAGCGCTCCTGAAGTTTTTCGTTTTATCAAGGAAGATGGCGACGATTTAAACTATGTACAGGCAGAGATTACTCGTAGTGGGAACACCATAACTGCGGAGGACGACACGAATTCCTATACGCTCACTCCTGTTGATGCTGATCAGGGAATTTACTCTATCCAATATAGTGATGGAAACACCTATACGGGTGTGATAGATGACTATATTTCACTAAACCGGGTTTACCCACAATTCTACATTACAAAAGCATCTCTTGAAGGAGAAGAATCTCACTTACATTCTCCAGTCATCAGTCGATTAGGTGAAATTTACCTGAACCGTGCGGAAGCATATGCAAAACTTGGTAATTACAGCGCAGCACTGGACGATCTAAATACGATCAGGGAGCGTTCAATTGTAGATGGAGGTTACAGCTCCCTAGATGCATCCAACGCCAGTGAACGAATTGATAAAGAACGTCAGCTTGAACTTGCTTACCAGGCAGAACGAAGTTATGATGTTTTCCGTAACGGAAAGGCACTAACACGGAAATATCCAGGACCACACAACCAAAATGAGGTGATTCCCGCTACCGATTTCCGCGTGCTGTTTTATATTCCGCAGGATGCCATCAATTCATACCCGGGTACCCTTACACAAAATCCAACGCAATAG
- a CDS encoding SusC/RagA family TonB-linked outer membrane protein, translating to MKNCYSLILFFCIMFSSSAYSQEKIEVEGTVLDAETGIPVPSANVIEKGTTNGVLTDFDGNFKIDVPRDATLEISFLGYATQEVKVNSQTEIEVSLEQDAAALDEVVVVGYGSQKRESLTGSLQTVEGDELRDITTPSVENMLNGKAAGVYVAPGSGQPGSRGSVVIRGQATLSGTTSPLWVIDGVIVGSGPGELNPDDIETMTVLKDAASTAIYGSQGANGVVVVTTKRAKLGKTTISASSNIGFNELNNGNLEMMNGAELYDYYASFENADQISFPRWNEELRNSNFDWWDLATTTGFTQNYNVSVQGGSETLRSYMSVGLYDEQGAVKGYDYTRYNFRFRTEYKPTDWLTIKPSINGSLRDVEDRQYSTTAMYSNFPWDSPYDEDGNLEPHRSSNWVNSASTNYLYDLQWNHSSNKNYEFMGNMDFDIELTDWLTFSSVNNYRYNSYKSKGYTDPRSNGGQSVNGRITDYRSESTRRYTNQILRFDQSWGKHELNGILAYEFNDYRGETLDAYGTGFIPGFEVLDVVSVPERTKGGISEWAVQSGLFNANYSYDTKYLAQVSFRRDGASNFGDSAKYGNFYSISGGWNIHKENWFNAAWIDALKLRGAYGSVGNRPSSLYPQYDLYSISTNASYNENPGALISQIGNEDLTWEKTFTSGVGFDARFLNDRARLTFDYYEKNTENILYRVPITGLTGVTSIWQNIGEMENKGIEIAVGGDIIRNEDLTWSVDLNLGHNVNKLTKLYETKDASGNYTVRPIIISDGLGIAGSAQRMLEPGRPIDTYYLKEWAGVDPENGAPLWYNVERDDQGNEISRTTTSNYSEASFEKTGRVSPDVFGGFSTGLSYKQFDLDAMFGYALGAKIYNYSRQEYDSDGTYTDRNQMKLRPGWSRWQQPGDIATHPVAKYNNPDQGNATSTRYLEKGDFLKLRSLSLGYNIDLSQFAISNARISLTGENLFVITDYSGVDPEIPASNGAVMGSTGPGVYPSTRKFMLGLNLTF from the coding sequence ATGAAAAACTGCTATTCATTAATACTTTTTTTCTGCATAATGTTTTCTTCTTCGGCTTACAGCCAGGAGAAAATAGAGGTAGAAGGAACAGTTCTGGATGCTGAAACGGGTATTCCCGTACCCAGTGCCAATGTTATTGAAAAAGGTACAACAAACGGGGTTTTAACAGATTTTGACGGTAACTTTAAAATTGACGTTCCCCGAGATGCAACGCTGGAAATTTCTTTTTTAGGTTATGCTACGCAAGAAGTAAAAGTGAATAGCCAAACCGAAATCGAGGTTTCGTTAGAACAGGACGCCGCAGCACTGGATGAAGTTGTAGTGGTTGGTTACGGCTCACAAAAAAGAGAAAGTTTAACGGGATCCCTGCAAACCGTGGAAGGAGATGAACTCAGGGATATCACAACACCTTCGGTTGAAAATATGCTAAACGGTAAAGCGGCAGGAGTGTATGTGGCTCCAGGATCTGGACAACCAGGCTCCAGAGGAAGCGTGGTAATCCGCGGACAGGCGACCTTAAGCGGAACAACCAGCCCATTATGGGTCATTGACGGGGTTATAGTAGGATCCGGGCCGGGAGAATTAAACCCGGATGACATCGAAACTATGACTGTCCTAAAAGACGCAGCCTCAACCGCAATTTACGGATCTCAGGGTGCTAACGGAGTTGTTGTGGTAACTACAAAGAGGGCAAAACTTGGAAAAACAACGATAAGTGCCTCTTCTAATATAGGCTTCAACGAATTGAATAACGGAAATTTGGAAATGATGAATGGAGCGGAATTATATGATTATTACGCTTCGTTTGAAAACGCTGATCAAATTTCATTTCCTCGGTGGAATGAGGAATTACGTAACAGCAATTTCGATTGGTGGGATCTAGCCACCACAACCGGGTTTACACAAAATTACAATGTTTCTGTTCAGGGTGGTTCTGAAACACTTAGGTCTTATATGTCTGTGGGCTTGTATGATGAGCAGGGCGCTGTTAAGGGCTATGATTATACCCGCTACAATTTCCGATTCAGAACTGAATATAAACCTACTGATTGGTTGACTATAAAACCATCAATAAATGGTTCACTTCGAGATGTGGAAGATCGGCAGTATTCTACAACGGCTATGTACTCCAACTTTCCCTGGGACAGCCCTTATGATGAAGACGGGAATTTAGAACCTCATCGTTCTAGCAATTGGGTAAATAGTGCCAGCACGAATTACCTGTATGATCTTCAATGGAATCATTCCTCAAACAAAAACTATGAGTTCATGGGGAATATGGATTTTGATATTGAATTGACCGATTGGTTAACGTTTTCTTCTGTCAACAATTATCGTTACAACAGCTATAAGTCAAAAGGGTATACCGACCCGCGTTCTAATGGAGGCCAGAGTGTTAATGGGCGAATAACCGATTATCGATCGGAATCCACACGCAGATACACCAACCAAATTTTACGATTTGACCAAAGTTGGGGCAAGCATGAACTCAACGGGATCCTTGCTTACGAATTCAATGACTACCGTGGTGAGACCCTTGATGCTTATGGAACCGGATTTATACCGGGTTTTGAGGTGTTAGATGTTGTATCCGTCCCGGAACGAACCAAGGGCGGTATTAGTGAATGGGCTGTACAGTCAGGCCTTTTTAACGCAAATTATTCCTATGACACCAAGTACCTGGCTCAGGTTTCTTTTCGTAGGGATGGCGCATCCAATTTCGGAGATAGTGCTAAATATGGAAATTTCTACTCGATTAGTGGAGGATGGAATATTCACAAAGAAAATTGGTTTAATGCAGCCTGGATAGATGCACTAAAACTACGGGGGGCATACGGTTCTGTAGGAAACCGTCCAAGCTCCCTTTACCCGCAATACGATCTATATTCGATCTCAACTAATGCAAGTTACAACGAGAACCCAGGCGCATTAATTAGTCAAATAGGAAACGAGGATCTAACCTGGGAAAAAACGTTTACCAGCGGCGTAGGATTTGATGCAAGATTTCTTAATGACCGAGCAAGGCTAACCTTTGATTATTATGAAAAGAATACTGAAAATATTCTGTATCGAGTTCCTATTACGGGATTAACAGGTGTGACCAGCATTTGGCAAAACATCGGGGAAATGGAAAACAAAGGAATTGAAATTGCCGTTGGCGGTGATATAATCCGGAACGAAGATCTAACCTGGAGTGTAGATCTAAATTTAGGACATAATGTAAATAAACTTACAAAACTCTACGAAACAAAAGATGCCAGCGGAAATTATACAGTAAGACCTATTATCATAAGTGACGGGTTGGGAATTGCCGGTTCTGCACAACGAATGTTAGAACCCGGAAGGCCTATAGACACCTATTACTTAAAAGAGTGGGCCGGGGTGGATCCTGAGAATGGAGCTCCATTGTGGTACAACGTGGAAAGGGATGATCAAGGAAATGAAATATCAAGAACTACCACTTCCAACTACTCAGAAGCAAGCTTTGAAAAAACAGGAAGAGTATCTCCTGATGTTTTTGGTGGATTTTCTACTGGTTTATCATACAAACAATTCGACCTTGATGCTATGTTCGGTTATGCTTTAGGGGCTAAAATATATAACTATTCTCGTCAGGAATATGATTCAGACGGAACATATACAGATCGTAACCAAATGAAACTTAGACCTGGATGGAGCCGATGGCAACAACCAGGGGATATAGCCACACATCCAGTCGCTAAGTATAATAATCCTGATCAAGGTAATGCTACCTCTACCCGCTATCTGGAAAAAGGTGATTTCTTAAAACTACGCTCACTAAGCCTGGGTTATAACATTGACCTTAGCCAGTTTGCTATAAGTAACGCACGTATTTCCTTAACTGGTGAAAACCTGTTCGTTATAACAGATTATTCAGGCGTAGATCCTGAAATTCCTGCGAGTAATGGTGCAGTGATGGGCTCTACCGGACCTGGAGTTTACCCGTCCACACGTAAATTTATGCTGGGACTTAACTTAACATTTTAA
- a CDS encoding sugar-binding domain-containing protein: MIKIIFPVPFFFLFCFTSIFAQHQNDIDVFQNPNYQEENRLPMRASYFPFENKELAHLGDKSKSNRFLDLNGTWKFLWKEHYKYLPENFQSENFDDSNWDDFKVPANWEFNGYGTPIYVNHPFEFAVENPNPPLIENEKQPTGVYRRNFKLPETWKNQQVFLHLGAVKSAFKLYVNGEYVGMGEDSKLESEFELTDYLQSGENLITLEVRRWSDGSYLEAQDFWRISGIQRNVYLYARPQVHFYDLFVKSGLINNYRDGELSFDIELWNRTNTDQGENSVEVLLKNNNGIILYKEEKPTIGLKRKNGKTMLRFEEEIKNVNAWSAETPGVLAQLCLLLLPGVPPGEENFSFSFHWWLSPTLADLQI, translated from the coding sequence ATGATAAAGATAATTTTTCCTGTTCCTTTTTTCTTCCTTTTTTGTTTCACATCGATATTTGCCCAACACCAAAATGATATAGATGTATTCCAAAATCCAAATTATCAGGAAGAGAACCGCTTACCCATGCGGGCCTCCTATTTTCCTTTTGAAAATAAAGAACTTGCCCATCTGGGAGATAAATCAAAATCAAATAGGTTTCTAGATCTTAATGGCACCTGGAAGTTTCTTTGGAAAGAACATTATAAATATCTTCCTGAAAACTTTCAAAGCGAAAACTTTGATGACTCAAATTGGGATGATTTTAAAGTTCCAGCTAATTGGGAGTTTAATGGGTATGGCACTCCTATATATGTAAACCATCCTTTTGAGTTTGCGGTAGAAAATCCAAATCCACCATTGATTGAAAACGAAAAACAGCCAACAGGTGTTTACCGACGTAATTTTAAACTGCCGGAAACATGGAAAAATCAGCAAGTATTTCTTCACTTAGGAGCAGTAAAATCCGCTTTTAAGCTTTACGTGAATGGTGAGTATGTTGGTATGGGGGAAGATAGTAAGCTGGAGTCAGAGTTTGAGCTGACCGATTATCTTCAATCAGGTGAGAATTTAATTACCCTCGAAGTAAGACGTTGGAGTGATGGTAGTTATCTTGAAGCGCAAGATTTTTGGAGAATTAGTGGAATTCAAAGAAATGTTTATTTGTATGCGCGTCCCCAGGTACATTTTTACGATCTTTTTGTAAAAAGTGGGTTAATTAATAATTATCGAGATGGCGAATTAAGCTTTGATATTGAACTCTGGAATCGAACTAATACCGATCAGGGTGAGAATAGTGTTGAGGTTCTTTTAAAAAACAATAATGGTATTATTCTCTATAAAGAAGAAAAACCCACTATTGGTTTAAAACGAAAAAATGGAAAAACCATGCTGCGTTTTGAAGAGGAAATAAAGAATGTGAATGCCTGGTCTGCTGAAACGCCGGGAGTGTTAGCTCAACTCTGTCTGCTTCTTCTCCCGGGGGTACCCCCGGGAGAAGAAAATTTTAGTTTTTCGTTTCATTGGTGGCTAAGTCCAACTCTAGCCGACCTTCAAATTTAA
- a CDS encoding IS256 family transposase produces the protein MTQEEIKELKEKALKQFLSGESLTGKNGAFAPMLREFMEEALEAEMSSHLSDEEKGSKAGNKRNGKGKKTLKSSQGDVTINTPQDRNSTFEPEIVAKRQRILADNLEKQIIGMYGMGNSLRDISAHIEEMYDSKISTHVLSDITDRVIPKVKEWQDRPLEPVYCILWLDAMHFKVREEGKVKHKALYNILGINKAGRKEVLGMYISESEGANFWLQVLTQLNNRGLKDILIACTDNLTGFSEAIHSVYPKTDIQLCIVHQIRNSMKYVASKDQKDFMKDLKLVYKADTKDQAESALLDLEEKWGKRYPIVIRSWNDNWDRLSAYFEYTAPIRKLIYTTNAVEAFHRQVRKVTKTKGAFTNDMALLKLVYLATRRIEKKWNAPLQNWGLVVQQLAIKFEGRLELDLATNETKN, from the coding sequence ATGACACAAGAAGAGATTAAGGAATTAAAGGAAAAAGCATTAAAACAATTTTTATCAGGAGAATCCCTAACCGGCAAAAACGGCGCTTTTGCTCCAATGCTTAGGGAGTTTATGGAAGAGGCCCTGGAAGCAGAAATGTCTTCGCACCTTTCCGATGAAGAAAAAGGCTCAAAAGCAGGTAATAAGCGTAATGGCAAAGGCAAAAAGACCCTAAAGAGCAGCCAAGGGGACGTCACCATTAACACGCCCCAGGATCGTAACAGTACCTTTGAGCCGGAGATCGTAGCGAAACGCCAGCGTATCCTGGCCGATAATTTAGAAAAGCAGATTATAGGCATGTACGGGATGGGCAATAGCCTGCGGGATATCTCAGCTCATATAGAGGAAATGTATGATTCCAAGATATCCACACACGTTCTAAGTGATATTACGGACCGGGTGATTCCCAAGGTTAAGGAATGGCAGGATCGCCCCTTGGAGCCGGTATATTGCATCCTATGGCTCGACGCGATGCACTTCAAGGTACGCGAAGAAGGCAAAGTAAAGCACAAGGCCTTGTATAATATTTTAGGAATAAATAAAGCTGGAAGAAAGGAAGTGCTGGGTATGTATATCTCGGAAAGTGAAGGGGCCAATTTTTGGCTTCAGGTGCTGACCCAATTAAACAACCGTGGCTTAAAAGATATTCTGATTGCCTGTACGGATAATCTTACGGGCTTTAGTGAAGCCATTCATTCTGTTTATCCCAAGACTGATATTCAGCTATGTATTGTCCACCAGATCCGCAATAGTATGAAGTATGTGGCCAGTAAGGATCAAAAAGATTTTATGAAAGACCTTAAACTGGTGTACAAGGCTGACACCAAAGACCAGGCTGAATCGGCTTTACTGGATCTGGAAGAAAAATGGGGCAAAAGATATCCCATAGTGATCCGTTCCTGGAATGATAACTGGGACCGATTGAGTGCTTATTTTGAATATACCGCACCCATTAGAAAACTCATATACACCACAAATGCCGTAGAGGCTTTTCACCGGCAGGTAAGAAAAGTAACCAAGACCAAAGGCGCTTTTACCAATGATATGGCACTATTGAAGCTGGTTTACCTAGCTACCAGAAGAATTGAAAAGAAATGGAACGCCCCACTGCAGAACTGGGGTTTGGTAGTTCAACAATTAGCTATTAAATTTGAAGGTCGGCTAGAGTTGGACTTAGCCACCAATGAAACGAAAAACTAA
- a CDS encoding glycoside hydrolase family 2 TIM barrel-domain containing protein gives MNQKVGFKTYEVKGNQFLVNGKPVLFKGVNRHESHPETHHVVTEEQMLTDIRIMKELNINAVRLSHYPNDPRWYELCDQYGFYVIDEANIESHGMYYDPERTLGNDPEWEHAHMLRIKRMVERDKNFPSIVAWSMGNEAGNGYNFYKAYNWIKAFDPTRPVQYERSTTEWNTDIIVPQYPHPNTMKYYAEKGLERPYIMSEYAHAMGNSMGNFKEYWEVIEEYDGLQGGYIWDWVDQGVYKEVDGKKIFSYGGDWGPEETPSDNNFLVNGVIMPDRTWNPHAYEVRKVHQEIGFEFDTADRSIEITNKYFFRDLANFKYEIDLLKNGEIVNSSNVAPISLAAQNITEIPLGFEVPTDTTAEFRLHIKAKLASEENLMEAGTLLAEDEFAITEPVSTAPTLNSTTFNVEETEEILKISKRRFSVKFDKKTGRFFDYEYKRDILIEKGPELSLFRPLVDNDFGAGLNRSLDYLKAPGLKIKNFTHENLKGGGYIVEVYYSLLNGDAEFIQTFELYDNAKIKVTNNFKALGGDHKILLKVGNSMQLPTELEDFSWYGRGPWESYADRKFSAMVGVYKGLVKNQYHPYIRPQESGNKTDVRWATVSQGKKKGIKIDYIDKLLNVSALPYSLEQLYPSAQKSQEHSRLLEEDDVVHLDVDFKQMGVAGINSWGSLALEKYRIPFQDYEYSYIISPLE, from the coding sequence ATTAACCAAAAAGTTGGTTTTAAAACTTATGAAGTGAAAGGCAACCAATTTTTGGTGAATGGTAAACCCGTTTTGTTTAAAGGAGTAAATAGACATGAATCTCATCCTGAAACTCACCATGTGGTTACCGAGGAACAAATGCTTACAGATATAAGAATAATGAAAGAGCTTAATATAAATGCGGTTAGACTTTCTCATTATCCCAATGACCCTCGCTGGTACGAGTTATGTGATCAATACGGTTTTTACGTCATTGATGAAGCAAATATAGAATCTCACGGGATGTATTATGATCCTGAACGTACCCTTGGAAATGATCCTGAATGGGAACACGCGCATATGCTTAGAATTAAACGGATGGTAGAGAGGGATAAAAATTTTCCTTCTATTGTGGCCTGGAGTATGGGGAACGAAGCCGGGAATGGTTATAATTTTTATAAAGCTTACAATTGGATTAAAGCTTTTGATCCTACACGGCCGGTTCAATACGAACGTTCCACAACCGAATGGAATACAGATATAATTGTCCCGCAATATCCTCACCCCAATACCATGAAATATTATGCTGAAAAAGGTTTAGAACGTCCGTATATAATGAGTGAGTATGCACATGCCATGGGCAATAGTATGGGGAATTTTAAAGAATACTGGGAGGTAATCGAAGAATATGACGGCTTGCAAGGCGGTTACATTTGGGATTGGGTAGACCAGGGTGTTTATAAAGAAGTAGATGGGAAGAAAATTTTCAGCTATGGTGGCGATTGGGGTCCTGAAGAAACCCCTAGCGATAATAATTTTTTAGTTAATGGAGTAATTATGCCTGATCGTACATGGAATCCTCATGCGTATGAGGTTAGAAAAGTACATCAGGAAATTGGTTTCGAATTTGATACTGCAGATCGAAGTATAGAAATTACTAATAAGTATTTTTTTCGTGATTTAGCTAATTTTAAATATGAAATTGATTTGCTTAAAAATGGAGAAATAGTAAACTCAAGTAATGTGGCACCCATATCACTTGCTGCGCAAAATATAACTGAAATTCCATTGGGTTTTGAAGTTCCAACGGATACTACAGCCGAATTCAGATTGCATATTAAAGCTAAGCTTGCTAGTGAGGAAAATTTAATGGAAGCGGGTACACTTTTAGCAGAAGATGAATTTGCTATTACTGAACCGGTATCTACCGCGCCTACATTAAATTCAACGACCTTTAATGTAGAGGAAACTGAAGAAATTTTAAAAATATCAAAAAGAAGGTTTTCTGTGAAATTTGATAAAAAAACAGGTCGGTTTTTTGATTATGAATATAAGAGAGACATTCTAATTGAAAAAGGACCTGAACTTTCTCTTTTTCGCCCTTTAGTCGATAATGATTTTGGGGCTGGCTTAAATAGAAGTTTGGATTATCTCAAAGCCCCCGGTTTAAAAATTAAGAATTTTACACATGAAAACCTTAAAGGTGGGGGGTATATAGTAGAAGTATATTATTCTTTACTAAATGGTGATGCTGAATTTATTCAAACTTTTGAGCTATATGATAATGCAAAAATAAAAGTGACAAATAATTTTAAAGCTCTTGGGGGAGACCATAAAATATTATTAAAAGTGGGAAATTCTATGCAACTGCCTACGGAGCTTGAAGACTTCAGCTGGTATGGTCGTGGACCCTGGGAAAGCTATGCTGATAGAAAATTTAGCGCTATGGTAGGAGTTTATAAAGGCTTGGTAAAAAATCAATATCATCCATATATCCGCCCGCAGGAGTCCGGGAATAAAACAGATGTGCGTTGGGCCACAGTTTCACAAGGAAAGAAAAAGGGAATAAAAATAGATTATATAGATAAGCTATTAAATGTTTCTGCATTGCCTTATTCACTAGAACAACTTTATCCATCGGCACAAAAGAGCCAGGAGCATTCACGACTACTTGAAGAAGATGATGTAGTACATCTCGATGTAGATTTTAAACAAATGGGTGTGGCCGGCATTAATAGCTGGGGTAGCCTTGCTTTAGAAAAATACCGAATACCTTTTCAGGATTATGAGTATAGTTATATAATTTCTCCCCTGGAATAA